Proteins encoded within one genomic window of uncultured Draconibacterium sp.:
- a CDS encoding NAD-dependent epimerase/dehydratase family protein: MNVIVTGATGMVGKGVLLECLDHESAEKVLVIGRNPIDIKHPKLEELIQNDFSDFSNAKEQLAGYDACFLCMGISSVGMKEDDYKKITYDYTLSLARELFPLNPEMTITYVSGEGTDSSEKGRVMWARVKGKTENDLVKLGFKQAFMFRPGFIIPLRGIKSRTKAYQFIYDYFMWLVRLFKALAPNAVVNTTQVGKAMINAAIYGYDSLIIKPKDIIQLAEK; this comes from the coding sequence ATGAATGTAATTGTAACAGGTGCCACCGGAATGGTAGGTAAAGGAGTTTTGCTGGAATGTCTCGATCATGAGTCGGCGGAAAAGGTTTTGGTAATCGGGAGAAATCCAATTGATATTAAACACCCAAAACTGGAAGAACTCATTCAAAACGATTTTTCCGATTTTTCGAATGCAAAAGAACAACTCGCTGGTTACGACGCCTGTTTTCTTTGCATGGGAATCAGTTCGGTTGGGATGAAAGAAGATGATTATAAAAAGATCACCTACGATTATACACTTTCGCTTGCCCGCGAATTATTTCCGCTCAACCCGGAAATGACAATCACTTACGTTTCGGGAGAAGGAACTGACTCATCAGAAAAAGGCAGAGTGATGTGGGCACGGGTAAAAGGAAAGACTGAAAACGACCTGGTCAAACTTGGATTTAAACAAGCGTTTATGTTTCGCCCGGGATTTATCATTCCCTTGCGCGGAATAAAATCGCGGACAAAAGCCTACCAGTTTATCTACGATTATTTTATGTGGCTGGTACGTTTATTTAAAGCATTGGCGCCGAATGCGGTGGTGAATACCACGCAGGTAGGAAAAGCAATGATCAACGCAGCAATCTATGGCTATGATTCCTTAATTATTAAACCAAAGGACATTATTCAACTGGCTGAAAAATGA
- a CDS encoding metallophosphoesterase, which translates to MRQIIPWLFFIAFIAFLVGANMYLAKRFTFYFDIRKARYLYITFGALTVFMIAGIATTTNAQVAFGNMIYIAASIVMGFLLYLLLSVAAVDLINLFTKSVPRLLGISALSLAVFITAAGIINAQYRRISKVEIPMKGLTNEITAAHLSDIHIGHFWGPKTLQKIIDKTNAQNPDVVFITGDLFDGKIRLNSESLEPLKQLNAPVYFVEGNHDGYSGAKEVKDNLREIGVTVLENEVTHFNQIQIIGLDHMRADNSQQEIPERRNRPSVRSVLDELNLFPGKPTVLLHHSPDGIEFANQHGVDLYLAGHTHNGQLFPFNFVVSMIYKYNKGLGDYKGTRIYTSQGVGTFGPPMRVGTKSEIVILKLKPE; encoded by the coding sequence ATGAGACAAATTATTCCCTGGTTATTTTTCATCGCATTTATCGCCTTTCTGGTGGGGGCAAATATGTACCTCGCCAAACGATTCACATTTTATTTCGACATACGAAAAGCCCGCTACCTTTATATAACTTTTGGAGCGTTAACCGTGTTTATGATTGCCGGCATAGCCACAACCACCAATGCACAGGTAGCTTTTGGCAATATGATCTACATTGCGGCATCAATTGTAATGGGATTTTTACTTTACCTTTTACTTTCGGTTGCGGCTGTCGACTTGATTAATCTATTTACAAAATCAGTCCCCCGATTGCTGGGAATCTCTGCACTTTCGCTGGCTGTTTTTATTACTGCAGCCGGAATTATAAACGCACAGTACCGAAGAATTAGCAAAGTAGAAATTCCGATGAAAGGCCTTACCAATGAAATTACGGCTGCCCACCTTTCGGATATTCACATCGGGCACTTTTGGGGACCAAAAACGCTGCAGAAAATAATAGATAAAACCAATGCCCAAAATCCGGATGTGGTATTTATAACCGGCGATCTTTTTGATGGCAAGATCCGTTTAAATAGCGAAAGCCTTGAGCCGCTGAAACAACTGAATGCCCCGGTATATTTTGTGGAAGGAAACCACGACGGTTACTCGGGCGCAAAAGAAGTGAAAGATAACCTGCGCGAAATTGGCGTTACTGTTTTGGAAAACGAGGTAACGCATTTTAACCAGATACAAATTATCGGCCTTGATCACATGCGGGCCGATAACAGCCAACAGGAAATTCCCGAAAGAAGAAACAGACCAAGCGTCCGTTCCGTTCTCGATGAGTTAAACCTCTTCCCAGGAAAACCAACGGTTTTGTTGCATCACAGTCCCGACGGGATTGAATTCGCCAATCAACATGGAGTTGATCTATACCTAGCCGGTCACACGCACAACGGTCAGTTATTTCCATTCAATTTTGTAGTAAGTATGATCTACAAATACAACAAAGGGTTGGGCGATTATAAAGGAACACGCATCTACACCTCGCAGGGAGTGGGAACATTTGGCCCGCCAATGCGCGTTGGTACAAAAAGCGAAATTGTGATTTTAAAACTTAAGCCCGAATGA
- a CDS encoding SDR family oxidoreductase, producing the protein MKNVALISGASTGIGRELAHIHAENGGDLVIVARSRDKLEVLKTELEKKYDITVFVIAKDLGLSESPKEVYNVIKQAGIEIDILINNAGFGGVGVFHELDYEQHMAMINLNVTSLTAMTRLFLPDFVERNSGKILNTSSTASLMPGPLQAVYFATKAYVRSFSNALSEELANTNVTVTNLMPGATETEFGASSGMDKTAMFKKTASARKVAEAGYQAMLKGKIDVVSGLTTMQSIMISGIPFMPKKLLLKTVKSMQQTK; encoded by the coding sequence ATGAAGAATGTTGCATTAATAAGCGGCGCATCAACCGGAATTGGCCGGGAGTTGGCCCATATTCACGCCGAAAATGGAGGCGACCTGGTAATTGTTGCCCGAAGCAGAGATAAGCTGGAAGTTTTAAAAACTGAATTGGAGAAGAAATACGATATAACGGTTTTTGTAATCGCGAAAGATTTAGGGTTATCCGAATCTCCAAAAGAAGTTTACAATGTAATTAAACAGGCAGGTATCGAAATTGATATTCTGATTAACAACGCCGGTTTTGGAGGTGTGGGTGTATTTCACGAACTGGATTACGAACAACACATGGCCATGATCAATCTGAATGTCACTTCGTTAACCGCTATGACCCGCTTGTTCCTGCCCGATTTTGTTGAACGCAACTCGGGTAAAATACTAAACACCTCATCAACAGCCAGTTTAATGCCGGGACCTTTACAGGCGGTATATTTTGCCACAAAAGCTTATGTGCGCTCATTTAGCAATGCGCTTTCTGAAGAACTTGCAAACACCAATGTTACCGTTACCAACCTAATGCCCGGTGCCACCGAAACCGAATTTGGCGCTTCATCGGGAATGGACAAAACGGCGATGTTCAAAAAAACAGCAAGTGCTCGCAAAGTTGCCGAAGCAGGATACCAGGCCATGTTAAAAGGAAAAATTGATGTGGTTTCGGGGCTAACAACAATGCAATCAATTATGATTTCAGGAATTCCGTTTATGCCCAAAAAACTCCTGCTGAAAACCGTAAAAAGCATGCAGCAAACCAAATAG
- a CDS encoding Rrf2 family transcriptional regulator, whose amino-acid sequence MKFSTKTRYGLRAILEIALSDSGTGIYQKDISANQNISYKYLDHIINSLKVAGLVTKAAGRRSGYVLTRKPSEITVFDIHNAFEPGICVVDCVSENYNCERKEICALYGFWGELNRQFVQVLKSTTIEELMNEQIKLEEIAH is encoded by the coding sequence TTGAAATTCAGCACAAAAACACGATATGGATTAAGGGCTATTCTTGAAATAGCATTAAGCGATTCTGGAACCGGAATCTATCAGAAAGACATTTCTGCTAACCAAAATATCTCCTATAAATACCTCGACCACATTATCAATTCACTAAAAGTTGCCGGCTTAGTTACCAAAGCCGCCGGAAGACGCAGTGGTTATGTCCTTACCCGCAAGCCTTCTGAAATTACGGTTTTTGACATTCACAATGCCTTCGAACCCGGAATTTGCGTTGTCGACTGCGTATCTGAAAATTACAATTGCGAACGAAAAGAAATCTGTGCATTGTATGGTTTTTGGGGAGAATTGAACCGTCAATTTGTACAAGTGCTGAAATCGACCACAATTGAGGAGTTGATGAATGAGCAGATAAAACTTGAAGAAATTGCACATTAA
- a CDS encoding protein-L-isoaspartate(D-aspartate) O-methyltransferase codes for MIRFLIAIFLVLAPMVSSSQHDAFFYDRQQMVEQQLKKRGIGDKMVLAAFLKVPRHEFVLSEYIKWAYADAPLPINEGQTISQPYVVAYMTEVLELKRTDRVLEVGTGSGYQAAILAQLCDSVFTIELFEALSNSAENVFQQLNYNNIYSKVGDGYLGWPEKAPFDAIIVTCSPSHVPEPLKEQLAENGRMIIPVGEGYVQQLVLLQKKKGKIREKKILPVRFVPMVNDDREKY; via the coding sequence ATGATTAGATTTTTGATCGCGATATTTTTAGTGCTTGCACCAATGGTAAGTAGTTCGCAACACGATGCTTTTTTTTACGATCGGCAGCAAATGGTGGAACAGCAGCTGAAAAAAAGAGGGATTGGCGATAAAATGGTTTTGGCTGCATTTCTGAAGGTTCCCCGTCACGAATTTGTTCTGTCCGAATATATAAAGTGGGCTTACGCCGATGCTCCTTTGCCAATAAACGAAGGGCAAACTATTTCGCAACCTTACGTTGTTGCATACATGACCGAGGTTTTGGAACTTAAAAGAACCGACCGCGTTTTGGAAGTTGGAACCGGATCGGGATATCAGGCAGCTATTTTAGCACAATTATGCGATTCGGTTTTTACCATTGAGCTTTTTGAGGCGTTAAGTAACTCAGCAGAAAACGTTTTCCAACAGCTGAATTACAATAATATATATAGTAAGGTTGGCGATGGATATTTGGGGTGGCCCGAAAAGGCACCTTTCGATGCAATAATTGTTACCTGCTCACCCTCGCATGTGCCTGAACCTTTGAAAGAGCAATTGGCTGAAAATGGCAGAATGATTATTCCCGTTGGCGAAGGTTACGTTCAGCAATTGGTGCTTTTGCAAAAGAAAAAGGGGAAGATTCGGGAAAAGAAAATTCTGCCCGTTCGATTTGTGCCGATGGTAAATGATGATAGAGAGAAGTATTGA
- a CDS encoding MFS transporter — MKTQLKEKRNPWAWIPTVYFAEGMPYIVVMTVSVIMYKRLEISNTAIAFYTSWLYLPWVIKPFWSPIVELLKSKRWWIVTMQLLIGAGLAGVAFTLPTTFFFQSSLAFFWLLAFSSATQDIAIDGFYMMGLSESQQAFFVGIRNTFYRIAMVTGQGILVILAGYLEKSTLLSDPESGKTIPLAWAITFGVLAVLFVLFALYHKIYLPNPKEDRERTTATFNEIVTGFGETIVAYFNKKEIWTILGFLLLYRLGESQLVKLASPFLLDTSDAGGLGLSTSEVGLAYGTIGIIALTVGGISGGWLASRTGLKKLLWLFVFTMNLPNLVYVYLAYAQPTQYWIIVTSIAVEQLGYGFGFTAYTLYMLYISAGKYKTAHFAFSTGIMAFGMMVPGMVSGWLQTVLGYQHFFIWVMLCTIPGFIMASLIRIDGDFGIKKD; from the coding sequence ATGAAAACCCAATTGAAAGAAAAACGAAATCCGTGGGCCTGGATCCCAACCGTATATTTTGCCGAAGGAATGCCCTACATTGTTGTGATGACCGTTTCGGTTATCATGTACAAACGTTTGGAAATTTCGAATACCGCAATTGCATTTTACACCAGCTGGCTTTATCTGCCGTGGGTTATTAAACCCTTTTGGAGCCCCATCGTTGAGCTACTAAAAAGCAAACGTTGGTGGATAGTTACCATGCAGTTACTTATTGGAGCCGGACTTGCCGGAGTGGCTTTCACATTGCCAACAACTTTTTTCTTTCAAAGTTCGCTGGCTTTTTTCTGGTTACTGGCTTTTAGTTCGGCAACACAGGACATTGCCATCGACGGATTTTATATGATGGGCCTCAGCGAAAGTCAGCAGGCATTTTTTGTTGGTATCAGAAACACATTCTACAGAATTGCCATGGTTACCGGACAGGGCATTTTGGTAATTCTGGCCGGATACCTGGAAAAATCGACGCTGCTCAGCGATCCGGAATCAGGTAAAACAATTCCGCTTGCCTGGGCCATCACTTTTGGTGTGCTTGCCGTTTTATTCGTATTATTTGCCTTGTACCACAAAATATATCTTCCTAACCCAAAAGAAGACCGCGAACGAACTACGGCAACTTTTAATGAAATTGTTACCGGATTCGGAGAAACCATTGTTGCATATTTCAATAAAAAGGAAATCTGGACGATACTGGGATTTTTATTGTTGTACCGTTTGGGCGAGTCGCAGTTGGTAAAACTGGCCTCTCCGTTTCTTCTCGACACTTCCGATGCCGGAGGTCTTGGCCTAAGCACATCGGAAGTGGGATTGGCGTATGGAACTATAGGTATAATTGCACTTACCGTTGGAGGTATTTCGGGCGGATGGCTGGCCTCACGAACAGGACTGAAAAAGTTGCTGTGGTTGTTTGTCTTTACCATGAATCTGCCCAACCTGGTTTACGTTTATCTTGCCTATGCACAACCAACACAGTACTGGATTATCGTAACTTCTATTGCAGTCGAGCAGCTTGGATACGGTTTTGGATTTACGGCATACACGCTTTACATGCTGTACATTTCTGCCGGAAAATACAAAACGGCACATTTTGCATTTAGTACCGGAATAATGGCTTTTGGAATGATGGTTCCGGGGATGGTCTCCGGATGGCTTCAGACTGTTTTGGGCTACCAGCATTTTTTCATTTGGGTAATGTTGTGTACGATTCCCGGTTTTATTATGGCTTCACTTATTCGAATCGACGGCGATTTTGGGATTAAGAAGGATTGA
- a CDS encoding GNAT family N-acetyltransferase, with translation MKESGVHIRRISHLEIPVLVKYRLMYLSELQGKMEESYRIQLEKQLHNYFERNISQGHFMALLAEIDGEAVSFGGMVIKEIPGDAYQTSYFEGEILNMYTIPEYRRKGLSSLILKQLLKEAHQSGIRKVALHTSKDGEKLYRQNNFSEPFYPYLERIIEGSNDL, from the coding sequence GTGAAAGAATCCGGAGTACACATCCGCAGAATAAGCCATTTGGAAATACCGGTTTTGGTAAAATACCGTTTGATGTATTTGAGCGAATTACAGGGCAAAATGGAAGAAAGCTACCGTATACAACTCGAAAAACAACTACACAACTATTTTGAGCGCAACATTTCGCAGGGCCATTTTATGGCATTGCTGGCCGAAATCGACGGCGAAGCAGTTAGTTTTGGAGGAATGGTTATTAAAGAAATACCGGGCGACGCTTACCAGACGAGCTATTTTGAAGGAGAAATATTAAATATGTATACGATCCCTGAGTACCGCAGAAAAGGACTTTCGTCACTTATCCTGAAACAACTTTTAAAGGAAGCCCATCAATCCGGAATCAGAAAAGTGGCACTGCACACCTCGAAAGACGGCGAAAAACTCTATCGCCAAAACAATTTTTCAGAACCTTTTTATCCCTATCTCGAACGAATAATTGAAGGCAGCAACGATTTATGA